One window from the genome of Diospyros lotus cultivar Yz01 chromosome 11, ASM1463336v1, whole genome shotgun sequence encodes:
- the LOC127813633 gene encoding protein ABCI7, chloroplastic, protein MAASTFTAPIFHVKPAVSVPKFTTSRIRTRPQTTKVKVLAPFAALSDPFVLQIAETLEDSLASTSASPPPPPLLQKLRDASSESLLSTPWPSRKDEPFRFTDTSFIKLSQIEPILSPPQSLDSLAVSSDSNLPSLVIVDGYHINSLSRIDELPSGVFVGGLSSLGSEAIMKRVSEFVASFEGDLFCSLNGVGAPDLIVVYVPEECRVEKHLHLKYYSIEGADSGSNKLPVSNPRVIVLVEKGGEIGLIEEYVGDNGEKCYWSNSVTEVVVGEGAKVSHSYIQNQSLNAAHIKWTSVRQESTSTYELTEVSTGGKLSRHNLHVQQVGPDTVTELSTFHLSASDQIQDLHSRLVLDHPRGFSRQLHKCIVAHSMGQAVFDGNIKVNRYAQQTDAGQLTRSLLLEPRASVNVKPNLQIIADDVKCSHGAAISDLEENQLFYFQARGVDLETARKALIFSFGAEVMERLPYSFLRKKFEGQIKELIDPSPPTPPPLYR, encoded by the exons ATGGCTGCTTCAACCTTCACTGCGCCCATCTTCCATGTAAAACCGGCTGTTTCTGTACCGAAATTCACAACGTCCAGAATCAGAACCAGACCCCAAACAACCAAAGTCAAGGTTTTAGCCCCTTTTGCGGCTCTTTCCGACCCTTTCGTCCTCCAAATCGCTGAAACCCTAGAAGACTCTCTCGCCTCCACCTCCGcttcgccgccgccgccgccgcttcTCCAGAAGCTGAGAGACGCCTCTTCGGAGTCCCTTCTCTCCACTCCATGGCCGTCCCGCAAAGACGAGCCGTTTCGGTTCACCGACACTTCGTTCATAAAGCTCTCCCAGATCGAGCCCATTCTATCGCCGCCTCAATCTCTGGATTCTTTGGCCGTTTCCTCGGATTCCAATTTGCCCAGCCTCGTCATTGTCGATGGCTACCatatcaattctctctctcgaaTCGACGAATTGCCCAGTGGAGTGTTTGTTGGGGGCTTATCCAGCCTCGGTTCGGAAGCTATTATGAAAAGAGTGTCTGAATTTGTGGCCAGTTTCGAAGGGGACTTGTTTTGCTCGCTCAATGGGGTAGGCGCCCCGGATTTGATAGTTGTGTACGTTCCCGAGGAGTGTAGAGTTGAGAAACATTTGCATTTGAAGTATTACTCGATTGAAGGGGCTGATAGTGGGTCTAACAAGTTGCCGGTTTCGAATCCTAGGGTTATAGTGTTGGTGGAGAAGGGAGGGGAGATAGGTTTGATTGAAGAGTATGTGGGAGATAATGGAGAGAAGTGTTATTGGTCAAATTCGGTTACAGAAGTGGTGGTTGGAGAAGGGGCAAAGGTTAGCCATTCTTACATTCAGAACCAATCTCTGAATGCTGCACATATCAAGTGGACCTCAGTTCGGCAG GAATCAACAAGCACCTATGAGCTTACAGAAGTAAGCACTGGTGGAAAGTTGAGCAGGCATAATCTTCACGTGCAGCAAGTTGGTCCAGATACGGTGACAGAGTTATCAACATTTCACTTATCTGCCAGTGATCAAATACAAGATCTACATAGTAGACTTGTGTTGGACCACCCACGAGGGTTTTCTCGGCAACTTCACAAATGCATTGTTGCTCATTCTATGGGACAGGCTGTATTTGATGGGAACATCAAGGTCAACAG ATATGCACAGCAGACAGATGCGGGGCAACTTACAAGGAGCCTGCTACTCGAGCCTCGCGCAAGCGTGAACGTTAAACCCAACCTCCAGATCATTGCAGACGATGTCAAGTGCTCCCACGGAGCTGCAATAAGCGACCTAGAAGAGAACCAATTGTTCTACTTCCAGGCTCGGGGAGTGGACTTGGAGACGGCTAGAAAGGCTCTCATCTTCTCGTTTGGAGCTGAAGTGATGGAGCGTTTGCCTTACAGTTTTCTCCGCAAGAAATTTGAAGGTCAGATCAAGGAATTGATTGATCCCTCACCACCAACACCACCACCCCTTTACCGGTGA
- the LOC127813373 gene encoding NAC domain-containing protein 71 yields MAGAGLPPGFRFHPTDEELVGYYLKRKVEGQEIELEVIPVIDLYKFDPWELPDKSFLPKRDMEWFFFCPRDKKYPNGTRTNRATRAGYWKATGKDRKVVCQSAVTGYRKTLVFYRGRAPIGDRTDWVMHEYRLCDDLSQVGVPPSFKGAFALCRVIKKNEHAQRTSDVPREPKAKQIRSSVSLSNGEFSSTGMPIERAITSEDTTFRASHLSDGSTFSSPVASTTVVENETFSMGTSPNSLWLSSEFILDSSKDQGFCGDNPQYEFPNMTTQWQPHNHSEISPSSSYSNFTEELEHGDGSSRFSCMSPYSGHTNYTAFFWQ; encoded by the exons ATGGCAGGGGCAGGTTTGCCACCGGGGTTCCGGTTTCACCCAACTGATGAGGAATTGGTTGGATATTACCTCAAGAGAAAAGTTGAGGGACAAGAGATTGAACTCGAAGTGATTCCGGTCATCGATTTATACAAATTTGATCCGTGGGAGTTGCCAG ATAAATCATTCCTCCCAAAACGCGATATGGAATGGTTCTTCTTCTGCCCCAGGGATAAGAAGTACCCAAATGGAACACGAACTAATCGCGCTACTAGAGCTGGCTACTGGAAAGCTACTGGGAAAGACCGAAAGGTCGTTTGTCAGTCCGCTGTGACCGGATATCGGAAAACCCTAGTTTTCTACCGTGGGCGAGCCCCGATAGGGGATCGAACAGACTGGGTAATGCATGAGTATCGCCTTTGTGATGATCTTTCTCAAGTAGGAGTACCACCAAGTTTTAAG GGAGCTTTTGCTTTATGCCGCGTGATAAAAAAGAACGAGCACGCGCAGAGGACAAGCGATGTTCCTCGAGAACCAAAAGCTAAGCAGATCAGAAGCAGTGTAAGCTTAAGCAATGGGGAATTCTCCTCAACAGGAATGCCCATTGAGCGTGCTATCACCTCCGAGGACACTACCTTCCGAGCAAGTCACCTATCCGACGGTAGTACTTTTTCAAGTCCTGTAGCTTCGACAACAGTGGTGGAgaatgaaacattttcaatGGGGACCAGTCCCAACAGCCTCTGGTTGTCTTCTGAGTTTATCCTTGATTCTTCAAAG GATCAAGGTTTTTGTGGAGATAATCCACAGTATGAGTTTCCAAACATGACGACTCAATGGCAACCGCATAATCACTCTGAAATTTCGCCCAGTTCGTCTTACTCAAATTTTACAGAGGAACTTGAACATGGTGATGGTTCAAGTCGATTCAGTTGCATGTCACCTTACTCGGGACACACAAACTACACGGCCTTTTTCTGGCAATGA
- the LOC127813374 gene encoding uncharacterized protein LOC127813374, with protein MSVSSCVLQVGWIRTPHSFFDWKIGRGKGKADERPHPNYHDVALPFPSSLVANTFLSGRELKCCYKATTDGFSATSFHNCCDFKGPCVIIGYTNNRSFKFGAFNPEGYRSTDDYYDTFDAFLFYWKDTEAHPETEPVVLPKVGGSGAALFDYARGGPQFGADGLLIGPPLAPVMGGFAGPDTNSGIGDLRQGKSRLGLSYAKREDGKESLFGNESKATIDEVLVFCSPQIASLY; from the exons ATGAGTGTTTCGAGCTGCGTGTTGCAGGTGGGGTGGATAAGAACTCCACACAGCTTCTTTGATTGGAAGATTGGGAGGGGCAAAGGCAAAGCCGATGAAAGACCTCACCCCAATTACCATGATGTTGCTCTTCCCTTCCCATCTTCCCTCGTTGCCAACACTTTCCTAAgtg GCAGGGAACTGAAATGCTGCTACAAGGCCACCACTGATGGATTCAGCGCCACCTCCTTCCACAATTGCTGCGATTTCAAAGGACCCTGTGTTATAATTGGCTACACGAACAACAGGTCCTTCAAGTTTGGTGCATTCAACCCTGAAGGCTACAGAAGCACTGATGACTACTATGACACTTTTGATGCCTTCCTCTTCTACTGGAAAGACACTGAGGCCCACCCTGAAACTGAACCCGTTGTTCTGCCCAAGGTAGGGGGCAGTGGCGCAGCCCTCTTCGACTACGCTCGAGGCGGGCCCCAGTTCGGGGCTGACGGCCTGCTGATCGGGCCTCCACTTGCTCCGGTGATGGGTGGATTCGCCGGACCGGATACTAATTCCGGCATTGGTGATCTGAGGCAGGGTAAGTCCAGATTGGGGTTGTCTTATGCTAAGAGAGAAGATGGCAAGGAATCATTGTTTGGGAATGAGTCTAAGGCTACTATTGATGAAGTCCTAGTGTTTTGCAGCCCTCAAATTGCAAGCCTGTACTAA